One window from the genome of Mauremys mutica isolate MM-2020 ecotype Southern chromosome 4, ASM2049712v1, whole genome shotgun sequence encodes:
- the BCKDK gene encoding 3-methyl-2-oxobutanoate dehydrogenase [lipoamide] kinase, mitochondrial isoform X1: MLWKALLRMELGAAGNRAPSMHRLLSPALRYRSTSVMDNHQVELARERSKTVTSFYNQSAIDVAAEKPSVRLTPTTMLYSGRSQDGSHLLKSAHYLHRELPVRIAHRIKGFRSLPFILGCNPTILHVHELYIRAFQMLSEFPPIKDQEAEAQYCKLVRQLLDDHKDVVTLLAEGLRECRKHIQDEKVIRYFLDKTLTSRLGIRMLAIHHLALHEEKPDFVGIICTRLSPKKIIEKWVDFARRLCEHKYGNAPRVRINGHVAARFPFIPMPLDYILPELLKNAMRATMESHLDTPYNVPDIVITIANNDIDLIIRISDRGGGIPHEHLEKVTDYHFTTAESSAQDPRMNTLFGNMVDMVNSGQSGPMHGFGFGLPTSRAYAEYLGGSLRIQSLQGIGTDVYLRLKHIDGKEESFRI; the protein is encoded by the exons ATGCTGTGGAAAGCGCTGCTGAGGAtggagctgggggcagcgggGAACCGGGCCCCCTCCATGCACCGGCTCCTGTCCCCCGCCCTCCGGTACCGGTCCACTTCTGTCATGGATAACCACCAAGTGGAGCTGGCCCGAGAGCGGTCCAAGACAGTCACCTCCTTCTACAACCAGTCAGCCATTGACGTCGCAGCAGAGAAG CCGTCCGTGAGATTGACGCCCACCACCATGTTGTATTCGGGACGGTCACAGGATGGCAGCCACCTCCTG AAAAGTGCCCATTACCTTCACCGTGAGCTGCCCGTCCGCATCGCCCACCGCATCAAGGGTTTCCGCAGCCTCCCCTTCATCCTCGGCTGCAACCCCACCATCCTCCACGTG CATGAGCTGTACATCCGAGCCTTCCAGATGCTGAGCGAATTCCCCCCG atcAAGGACCAAGAGGCAGAGGCCCAGTACTGCAAGCTGGTCCGGCAGCTGCTGGATGATCACAAGGACGTGGTGACGCTGCTGGCTGAGGGGCTGCGGGAATGTCGCAAACACATCCAG GACGAGAAGGTCATCCGCTATTTTCTAGACAAGACGCTCACTTCCCGGCTGGGGATCCGGATGCTGGCGATCCATCACCTGGCGCTGCACGAGGAAAAG CCGGACTTCGTGGGAATCATCTGCACCCGTCTCTCCCCAAAGAAAATCATTGAGAAATGGGTGGATTTTGCTAG GCGTCTGTGTGAGCACAAGTACGGGAACGCCCCGCGGGTGCGGATCAATGGGCATGTGGCTGCTCGCTTCCCTTTCATCCCCATGCCCCTCGACTACATCCTGCCGGAGCTGCTCAAGAATGCCATGCG agcCACCATGGAATCTCACCTGGACACTCCGTACAACGTGCCCGACATTGTCATCACCATCGCCAACAACGACATCGACCTGATCATCAG GATTTCGGACCGGGGTGGCGGGATCCCGCACGAGCACCTGGAGAAGGTGACGGATTATCACTTCACCACGGCAGAGTCCAGCGCCCAAGACCCCCGCATGAACACCCTCTTCGGGAACATGGTGGACATGGTCAACAGCGGCCAGTCGGGCCCCATGCACGG GTTCGGCTTCGGGCTGCCGACCTCCCGGGCCTACGCCGAGTACCTGGGGGGCTCGCTGCGCATCCAGTCCCTGCAGGGCATCGGCACCGACGTGTACCTCCGTCTGAAACACATCGACGGCAAGGAGGAGAGTTTCCGCATCTAG
- the LOC123368064 gene encoding nucleolar protein 3-like, whose protein sequence is MATGDKYTIIRTKRKELIGIIQRDPESVLDELLVQSVITEEEYDSVNQLQDKVARIRKLLIYIQKRGESTCRDFLECLEILFPGTNRLLQPSEYDFFNPERDSRTVRDPEPRERDFFNPEHHTELKDEDGFNPEQESETQRDPEPEEKDGFNPEPDPQLEEEDSSNPEKESDIEPDPETGGSDLEQESETRRDQEPEEEDGSNPEEELETEPDPEPEGSNSEQESDTQ, encoded by the exons ATGGCCACTGGCGACAAATACACGATTATACGCACCAAACGCAAAGAGCTGATAGGAATCATTCAGAGAGACCCCGAGAGCGTCTTGGATGAGTTATTAGTCCAGTCCGTCATCACAGAGGAGGAGTACGACAGCGTGAACCAGCTACAAGACAAAGTGGCCAGAATTAGGAAATTGCTGATTTACATACAGAAAAGGGGGGAGTCGACCTGCCGAGACTTTCTGGAGTGTTTAGAAATCTTATTCCCAGGCACAAATCGGCTTTTGCAACCTTCAGAATATG ATTTTTTCAACCCAGAGCGAGATTCACGCACTGTGCGAGACCCAGAACCAAGGGAGAGAGATTTTTTCAATCCAGAGCACCATACAGAGCTGAAGGATGAAGATGGTTTCAATCCAGAGCAGGAATCGGAGACTCAGCGAGACCCAGAGCCAGAGGAGAAAGATGGTTTCAATCCAGAGCCCGATCcacagctggaggaggaagacaGTTCAAATCCAGAGAAGGAATCAGACATTGAGCCAGACCCGGAGACGGGTGGTTCCGATTTGGAGCAGGAATCGGAGACTCGGCGAGATCAAGAGCCCGAGGAGGAAGATGGCTCAAATCCAGAGGAAGAATTAGAGACGGAACCAGACCCTGAGCCAGAAGGTTCAAATTCAGAGCAGGAATCGGATACTCAGTGA
- the BCKDK gene encoding 3-methyl-2-oxobutanoate dehydrogenase [lipoamide] kinase, mitochondrial isoform X2: MLWKALLRMELGAAGNRAPSMHRLLSPALRYRSTSVMDNHQVELARERSKTVTSFYNQSAIDVAAEKPSVRLTPTTMLYSGRSQDGSHLLKSAHYLHRELPVRIAHRIKGFRSLPFILGCNPTILHVHELYIRAFQMLSEFPPIKDQEAEAQYCKLVRQLLDDHKDVVTLLAEGLRECRKHIQDEKVIRYFLDKTLTSRLGIRMLAIHHLALHEEKPDFVGIICTRLSPKKIIEKWVDFARRLCEHKYGNAPRVRINGHVAARFPFIPMPLDYILPELLKNAMRATMESHLDTPYNVPDIVITIANNDIDLIIRISDRGGGIPHEHLEKVTDYHFTTAESSAQDPRMNTLFGNMVDMVNSGQSGPMHG; the protein is encoded by the exons ATGCTGTGGAAAGCGCTGCTGAGGAtggagctgggggcagcgggGAACCGGGCCCCCTCCATGCACCGGCTCCTGTCCCCCGCCCTCCGGTACCGGTCCACTTCTGTCATGGATAACCACCAAGTGGAGCTGGCCCGAGAGCGGTCCAAGACAGTCACCTCCTTCTACAACCAGTCAGCCATTGACGTCGCAGCAGAGAAG CCGTCCGTGAGATTGACGCCCACCACCATGTTGTATTCGGGACGGTCACAGGATGGCAGCCACCTCCTG AAAAGTGCCCATTACCTTCACCGTGAGCTGCCCGTCCGCATCGCCCACCGCATCAAGGGTTTCCGCAGCCTCCCCTTCATCCTCGGCTGCAACCCCACCATCCTCCACGTG CATGAGCTGTACATCCGAGCCTTCCAGATGCTGAGCGAATTCCCCCCG atcAAGGACCAAGAGGCAGAGGCCCAGTACTGCAAGCTGGTCCGGCAGCTGCTGGATGATCACAAGGACGTGGTGACGCTGCTGGCTGAGGGGCTGCGGGAATGTCGCAAACACATCCAG GACGAGAAGGTCATCCGCTATTTTCTAGACAAGACGCTCACTTCCCGGCTGGGGATCCGGATGCTGGCGATCCATCACCTGGCGCTGCACGAGGAAAAG CCGGACTTCGTGGGAATCATCTGCACCCGTCTCTCCCCAAAGAAAATCATTGAGAAATGGGTGGATTTTGCTAG GCGTCTGTGTGAGCACAAGTACGGGAACGCCCCGCGGGTGCGGATCAATGGGCATGTGGCTGCTCGCTTCCCTTTCATCCCCATGCCCCTCGACTACATCCTGCCGGAGCTGCTCAAGAATGCCATGCG agcCACCATGGAATCTCACCTGGACACTCCGTACAACGTGCCCGACATTGTCATCACCATCGCCAACAACGACATCGACCTGATCATCAG GATTTCGGACCGGGGTGGCGGGATCCCGCACGAGCACCTGGAGAAGGTGACGGATTATCACTTCACCACGGCAGAGTCCAGCGCCCAAGACCCCCGCATGAACACCCTCTTCGGGAACATGGTGGACATGGTCAACAGCGGCCAGTCGGGCCCCATGCACGGGTGA
- the BCKDK gene encoding 3-methyl-2-oxobutanoate dehydrogenase [lipoamide] kinase, mitochondrial isoform X3 — MLYSGRSQDGSHLLKSAHYLHRELPVRIAHRIKGFRSLPFILGCNPTILHVHELYIRAFQMLSEFPPIKDQEAEAQYCKLVRQLLDDHKDVVTLLAEGLRECRKHIQDEKVIRYFLDKTLTSRLGIRMLAIHHLALHEEKPDFVGIICTRLSPKKIIEKWVDFARRLCEHKYGNAPRVRINGHVAARFPFIPMPLDYILPELLKNAMRATMESHLDTPYNVPDIVITIANNDIDLIIRISDRGGGIPHEHLEKVTDYHFTTAESSAQDPRMNTLFGNMVDMVNSGQSGPMHGFGFGLPTSRAYAEYLGGSLRIQSLQGIGTDVYLRLKHIDGKEESFRI, encoded by the exons ATGTTGTATTCGGGACGGTCACAGGATGGCAGCCACCTCCTG AAAAGTGCCCATTACCTTCACCGTGAGCTGCCCGTCCGCATCGCCCACCGCATCAAGGGTTTCCGCAGCCTCCCCTTCATCCTCGGCTGCAACCCCACCATCCTCCACGTG CATGAGCTGTACATCCGAGCCTTCCAGATGCTGAGCGAATTCCCCCCG atcAAGGACCAAGAGGCAGAGGCCCAGTACTGCAAGCTGGTCCGGCAGCTGCTGGATGATCACAAGGACGTGGTGACGCTGCTGGCTGAGGGGCTGCGGGAATGTCGCAAACACATCCAG GACGAGAAGGTCATCCGCTATTTTCTAGACAAGACGCTCACTTCCCGGCTGGGGATCCGGATGCTGGCGATCCATCACCTGGCGCTGCACGAGGAAAAG CCGGACTTCGTGGGAATCATCTGCACCCGTCTCTCCCCAAAGAAAATCATTGAGAAATGGGTGGATTTTGCTAG GCGTCTGTGTGAGCACAAGTACGGGAACGCCCCGCGGGTGCGGATCAATGGGCATGTGGCTGCTCGCTTCCCTTTCATCCCCATGCCCCTCGACTACATCCTGCCGGAGCTGCTCAAGAATGCCATGCG agcCACCATGGAATCTCACCTGGACACTCCGTACAACGTGCCCGACATTGTCATCACCATCGCCAACAACGACATCGACCTGATCATCAG GATTTCGGACCGGGGTGGCGGGATCCCGCACGAGCACCTGGAGAAGGTGACGGATTATCACTTCACCACGGCAGAGTCCAGCGCCCAAGACCCCCGCATGAACACCCTCTTCGGGAACATGGTGGACATGGTCAACAGCGGCCAGTCGGGCCCCATGCACGG GTTCGGCTTCGGGCTGCCGACCTCCCGGGCCTACGCCGAGTACCTGGGGGGCTCGCTGCGCATCCAGTCCCTGCAGGGCATCGGCACCGACGTGTACCTCCGTCTGAAACACATCGACGGCAAGGAGGAGAGTTTCCGCATCTAG